The genome window AGCATCGCCACCACGCCGCCGCCGGCCACCGAGCCAAGAAACGCCACCAACGCCGGCGAGGCGTCGTGCAAGCCCAGGTAGCCGACCGTGCCGGCCAGGGCGCTGCCGACGGCCAGCCCGATCCACATCATGGCGATCCGCCCGATACTGAACTTCGCGCGGAGCAGCGCACTGGTGCCGCCAACCGCCTCCGGCAGGTTCGACAGGAAGACGGCCACCATGAACGTGGGGGAGAAGGCCGCCAGCGACACAAAGCTCGCGCCGATGGCCGCCGACTCCGGGATGCCGTCGAGCAGTGTGCCCAGGAAGATCGCCAGGGGCGAGCTGCTCTCGCCGTGACGCTCGGCGGCGGCGTCGGCCTCGGATCGCGACAGGTTGCTGATGCTGCCGACCGCCACCCGGTGCCACTCCTCGGCGTCGGTGAGGCTGCTCCGCTGTGCCGTCACGAACAGCTCGTGGGTCACCAGGTTCTCGACGATCCGCCGCAGGCACGGCACCTTCTCGGCGGCGTGCTGGAAGTCGATGCGGGCCAGCATCAGCAGCTCGCCGTCGCTGCGGGCCACCAGCGACGCCGTCCGTGGCTCGCCGCTGAGCATGCCCAGACCACCGACCATCGCGTACGCCTCGACAGCGTGCTTCGTCTCCTGTGCGTCGGGGCCAGCGGAGACGTGCTGGAGGTCGAACGCGCCATTCGCCACCAGATACACACCGTCCGAGGCGTCGCCCTGGCGGTAGACGGTCTGTCCCGCCGTCACGGCGATCCGCCGCACGAACGGCAGCAGCTCTTCGATCTCTTCCGGCTTGAGGCACTCGGCGAGCTTCGAGCGCGCGATCACCTGGAGGAGCGGCGCGAGCGCCTGGCGCTTCTCTTCGAGGGCGCGCTTCCGCTGCCGATGACGCCAGTGCAGGCCACCGCCCATCTTCTCGATGACGATGTTCAGCCCGACGTAGACCATGCCACCACCGAGAAAGCCGGCTGCGAGAATGCCCCAGGTCAGCAGCGGCTCGTAGCCGTGGTCACGGACCATTTCGGAGGCCGGATCGACGGCCAGCTCGGTCACGACAGCGTGGATCAGCGCACCGCTGCCAAAGCCCATGATGAGGGCCACCAGCCGAGCCGGCGGACGAAACACCAGGGCGATGATCGCGCCGAGTGGCAGCGACAGGGCGGCGGCGCCCGCGAGTGCCCCGGCAATCAGTGCGTCAGGGACCGGCATCTCAGCTCCCCCAGATACTCAACTCCGAGGGGATCAACGGGAAACGAGACTACTGTGGTGATGGCCGCTGGTGATCTCCGACCTCGCCGCGCAGCAGGCTGACGGCGTGCGGCAGGGCCGGAAGCACCACGTCAAGGCATTCTCGCACGCCTTTGGGGCTGCCGGGAAGGTTGATGACCAGCGAATGGCCCCGCACGCCCGCAATGGCCCGTGAGGTCATCGCGGCCGGCGTCTTCGCGAGGCTGGCGGCGCGCATCGCCTCGGCGATGCCCGGCACATCGTAGTCGAGACAGCCGCGCGTCGCCTGTGGGGTCACATCGCGCGCGGCGAGGCCGGTGCCGCCGGTCGTCAGGATCAGATCCAGGCGGCGCTCGTCGGCCATGCGACAGATCTGGCCGGCGATCCGCTCGATCTCGTCCGGCACGATGACGTACTCACCGATGGCCGCGCCGGCCGCCAGCATAACCTCGCGGATGGCCGGCCCGCCCAGATCCTCGCGCTCTCCGCGCGAGGCCTTGTCGCTCACGGTGATGATGCCGACCGAGATCAGCGGCTCGCTGACGCCTCCGCCGTGGGCGTGGCCGCCACGATGTCCGTGCGTCGCATGGCGATCGCCGTGCTGGTCC of Chloroflexota bacterium contains these proteins:
- a CDS encoding cyclic nucleotide-binding domain-containing protein, which encodes MPVPDALIAGALAGAAALSLPLGAIIALVFRPPARLVALIMGFGSGALIHAVVTELAVDPASEMVRDHGYEPLLTWGILAAGFLGGGMVYVGLNIVIEKMGGGLHWRHRQRKRALEEKRQALAPLLQVIARSKLAECLKPEEIEELLPFVRRIAVTAGQTVYRQGDASDGVYLVANGAFDLQHVSAGPDAQETKHAVEAYAMVGGLGMLSGEPRTASLVARSDGELLMLARIDFQHAAEKVPCLRRIVENLVTHELFVTAQRSSLTDAEEWHRVAVGSISNLSRSEADAAAERHGESSSPLAIFLGTLLDGIPESAAIGASFVSLAAFSPTFMVAVFLSNLPEAVGGTSALLRAKFSIGRIAMMWIGLAVGSALAGTVGYLGLHDASPALVAFLGSVAGGGVVAMLAMTMMPEAYESGHAGVAPATIVGFLASLLLAVFEMAVHIPVAGH
- a CDS encoding MogA/MoaB family molybdenum cofactor biosynthesis protein, which translates into the protein MISVGIITVSDKASRGEREDLGGPAIREVMLAAGAAIGEYVIVPDEIERIAGQICRMADERRLDLILTTGGTGLAARDVTPQATRGCLDYDVPGIAEAMRAASLAKTPAAMTSRAIAGVRGHSLVINLPGSPKGVRECLDVVLPALPHAVSLLRGEVGDHQRPSPQ